GCAAGTTAAGGTACCTGGGTGCTTTTACCTCCTAAAAGAAGATAGTGCAAAATACTACCGGTAGAACTTAGTCGAATGCTCGCTCTTTAACGTCGAAAATTCAAACCGCTCCGCAACTCAAATGGAGCGAGACTTTTCCAGCTCTCACAAGTGAAAAGGTGAACCCCTCCCGTGCCTTCTTGTCCACGCCTCGGGGCTGGAGCCACTGCCCCGTCCTCCTCTACAAGTACCCCTCCCATACCAAACCCCTCACGTCACCAGTcaccaccctctctctctccctccctccccaccCCTCCCACCCTCCCACGCGCACACACAACACACGCCCACCACCAGGGCGGCAAAATGGTGAGTTCTCCCGCGTCCCCGCCCCCGCCCCCATCTCGTGGTTGCGCCGCCGCGCGCGCTTCGTGTCGTGCTAACCGGCGCCCCGTCGCTCTTCTCCGGTGGATGCAGGTGATGATGGCTCAGAAGACGAAGGAGGCGGAGATCACGGAGCAGGACTCGCTGCTTCTAGTAAGCCCACCCacccacctcccccctcccctcgcctcccACCCCCGTCTCCGGTTCGGTTCCGCGCGATTCGAGTTGGTCCCGTCGGTGGTTTCGTGCCGGTCGGTCCAGATTTCCTCCTGCGGTTCCTGAGAAGCGCTTGCCCTAGGATTTGGTCGCTCGGTTGGCCGCGGCGCGTGCGTTGCGCGGGTTCGATTCGGGGCCGATTCGTGCTGCGGGGCGTCGGAATCGTTTCGCTCTGGTCGGGTTTTTCGGGGGTGGATTTTGGTGCTGCTTGGCGGGATTTTCACCAATTTCGTGCGCGGGTTTGGGGCTTTGGGCGTGCAAGGGAGGTTAGCCATGGGGTTTTGTGGGGGTTTCTGCTCCAATTTTGCTGATGGAGCGGCGGCTAGAAGCGTCAGTAGATCCCGTATCGGCTATCGCTCAAATGGATTCTGTTCCTAGTTTCCTCCGCGAACTCTCGGGTGCGTTCGGTCTGCTCAAACGGGCCGTCTCGCTGTTACCCCGCTGATTTGATGGGTTTTCCTTCATCCTGCTTGCTTGCTCGGTTTCATTTGCGGATTTGAAGCGTGGAAATCTGCTTTTCGGGAGGCTTGCCTCGTCGTTTTCCTCGATTTCGCGGGAGATTAGCGCAGAAACCCTCCTGGTTTGCGCTGCGATTCTGAACCAGCAGTGTTCTGAACATTTGGGGGAGCTGTTGAACTAATTTGGTTTGGTCGCTTTGGGTTTTCCCGTCTCGATTTGGTTTGGTCGTCGAAGTATGCTTGTGGTAATATCGCTTGCGTATGTAGTTAGCATTAATTCCGCTGGAAATGTGGATTCACACGTTCGACGTCGATCATATTGGTTGGTTTACTAGTTTCCTCCATGATCCTATAGTTTTCTCTGGCAATTTCCTAAGCACATCGATTCTGGTGCGTTCTGGTAGAAGCGTCTAGGGATTTTCAGTGCTCGAACTCTTCCTGTACGTGTGGAATTAGTTTGGTCTCGTTTCCTATTTAATTGCTGAAGTTGTGGTAGCAGCCTATGTTCGATTCGTAACTTCAAGTCCCTGCTATCAAAATGCTTTGTCTATGTAGAACAGTGGAAGGGGGAGCACAGAGATACATTATTTACTGGCTTGCACATTTCCAAATTATCATGGAACAGCAGCACGAACTTCTGTCATCTTAGTTCGAATTGGGCTTTACTAGTTCCTGTTGTTCTAGGAGTAAGATTTTCTGCTGTTCAGATGCTTCCAGTGGAGTACTAAGCGGCTCTATGATTGGGGTTTTACTGTTTGATTCAAACGTGACGTACTTTTGGCCAGTTTGAATCAGAAAATCTTCTCTGTAGTTTATAAGTATGTTTTTTCTTGTGCTATGCTGTGAGTTTTTCAATGTATGTTCTGCATTTAGGAATTATCTGAGATTAGTATACTTCTCTTGCAATGTTTGGGAAGCAACTCTCAAACTGTAGTCTCCTCATTTGATATTACTGCTTTTAGTAGTTGGGAGGGTTGGCAAATACATTGCAGGATTATTGGTTGGTCATCAGGTTTTGATAGCTTTCACTTTGAAAAGCTGGGTGGTTCATTTCCTATATGACATGATATGTCTTGTTTACATTTCTCTTGTACATGTGTGCCCTAAATTGCAATGTTTTGATCTCTGTCCACTTAACAGATTTGATTATTAGTACCAATATATGTACCTGTATTTGCATGGGCTATCTGTTCTTGGTGTTTAATCGAAGAAATGTATTACACGATCATTATTGTATATGTATGTGTTTGAACAAAACATTATTGAAAATGTGTTTTGTCATGAATTATGTGCTTCACTCTGAGCTTGTTTATCAGTACTCCAATTTCATATGATGTTCATAGGTTTCTATTGCTGAAGCACTGGGCTATTTCAATAAGTATCTATATGATCTGGTGAAAATCATAGCAAAGTGCGTAGTTTTAAGTTATTCATACAGCTATTTGGATAACATTGGTGTTTTGTTGACCAAACAGACAAGGAATTTGCTCCGGATTGCTATATACAACATCAGCTACATCAGAGGCCTATTCCCTGAGAAGTACTTCAATGATAAGTCTGTTCCAGCACTAGGTCAGGATCGGTGACCAGCATATATATATGTAATATCTACATTCTGCATGACATTTATTTGCTCAAAGTCTCAAACAACCTTATATTTGTTGCAGAGATGAAGATTAAGAAGCTGATGCCCATGGATGCTGAATCCAGGAGGTTGATTGATTGGATGGAGAAAGGTAAATATATGTCTTAGATAACTTGAGCTCATTCAATTAGTTTACTGTTTTATGATTATATGTTTTAGATGTGCTTTTCTTATGTGCTTATCTGATTAACTTACCGATTCTAGGTGTTTATGATGCCTTACAAAAGAAATATCTCAAGACCCTTCTCTTCTGTATATGTGAGAAGGAGGAAGGCCCAATGATTGAAGAGTATGCCTGTGAGTATCACCGGATGGAGTTTGCTAACGTGTAGCGTATTAAGTTGGACTGACATCGATGATGGATCATATGCCCTACATTTGCTTATCATGTGTCATAATTATCATGCAGTCTCATTTAGCTACCCCAACACAAACGGGGAAGAAGTTGCAATGAACATGAGTCGCACAGGGAGCAAAAAGAATAGTGCCACATTCAAGTCAAATGCAGCAGAAGTCACTCCTGATCAGATGAGGTGCTATCTTGCATACCCCTTTTTGGATGCTAGGATTTGTTTTTGTTGTTAGTCTTTTGTGCTCCTAAGAGTTAATTTGTGAAGGGTGTTTTTATGTGTACTGTAGTCGTCATAGTAAAGTAATACTGCATGCAGACTGGTATAATTTCAAAGATATGGCCTCATAAAGTGAAGGCATAGGAGTTCAGTGTTCTATTTTTCTCTATTAGTGTGTGAAAACTTAAGTTATGGAGGAGTTATTCACCTCTTGACAATTAGTACTAGTTCAATTTGTAAGTTGCTGTTAGTTTTCCTGCTTGACTTGCAAAATTCTAGTACTGAAGGTATGAGGTAGTTGAGGTTTCAGTGTGGTTTTGTCATATACATCCTGCAGATCAGTTTGTGAATTACTATTCACTGGGTTCATATGTGCATGTCATTGTCAGCTATAACCAGTGGTAAAATGGTAATATTCTGACGTGGCAACGGTTTCCTTTTAGGAGCTCTGCTTGTAAGATGATCAGAACGCTGGTTTCACTTATGAGGACCTTGGATCAAATGCCAGAGGAGGTAATTTTGGCATTCTGTATTTTGGTTACATTGGATTGTGCTGTTCTGATTCTGTCGCTTGTTTGTGTTCAGCGAACCATTCTGATGAAGCTGCTATACTATGATGATGCCACAGTGAGTGCCTTTGTTTCTAGTTATCGAAACCTTCAGCTGCCATCGTAGATAACCTGATTCTATTGTTCTGTAGAAATAAGGATTTAGCTTTTCTTCTTCTATATAACTTTGTTGGTGGAAGCTTACAGACTTTATTATGTTGCCAGCCTGAGGATTACGAGCCTCCCTTCTTTAAGGGTTGTGCTGAGAATGAGGCTGTAAATATATGGAACAAGAACCCCTTGAAGATGGAAGTGGGGAATGTCAATAGCAAGCATCTTGTGTTAGCTTTGAAGGTAGTGGAAATTACAGCATCTGTCCAGAATTCTGTCAGGGTCTTTTTGATCAATTTCTCATGTTTGCTTTGTTTATGCAGGTTAAGAGTGTCCTTGATCCGTGTGATGCTAATGATGCTAACAGTGATGATGACAAGATGAGCTTGGGTCGTGAGTCAGACCAAGATGATGACTTATCGGACACCGAGGTAAAGGCCAAAGAAATCAGATAACTGATAGTTTGAGTAACATTAtctttagtttgctcttttttgGTTATGGACATGTTGTACCTCCTTTTTGCATGAAAATGTTCGTACAGTATTTCGTTTTTTTTTTTGTAATCTAAAGTATTCCCTGACATTACATAATCCCTTATTCTATTAGGTTCGCCCATCTGAAGTGGATCGTTACGTCGTTGCTCCTAATGGTAACATTTATTCCATGATGCTCTCATTTATTTAATATTTGGTGCTAATATACTTGCTACAACAGATGGAAATTGCAAAGGTCAAAGTGGTACAAACTCAGAAGGTCAGTTATTGGTTCAAGAGAGCTTTATTTGCTCTCACATATATATGTAATTTTTACATGCAGTCGTGGTCTATGTCCGTTTGTTTGCTCTTCTCTAATTTCATATATTCACAGATGAAACTCAAGATGCTGCTCATGAGGAAGAGCTAACAGCTCAAGTAAGAGCATGGATATGCTCAAGAGACATGGGTACTGTTAGTGCTTCAGATGTCCTTTCCAACTACCCTGACATATCATTGGTAAATCTTGCTGTCATCTTCCCTTTTATGACAAGTATTGATATTTTGGTTGATTATTGTTCTACTTTAGTCACTAGACTTGTGAGCAAGTGACAGATTTCTTTAAAGTGTTAGTACACCAGTGTATTTAAACAGACCATGCCTTGATACACTTTACAAGTTTTCCGACCTGCTACTAACAACTGCTTGTTGAATGTTTTGCAGGAAATGGTGGAAGGTAATGCAGAAACAGTTCTGTGTGCTCGTCAGATTAATCTTGTAAAACAGAGGCATTCTTTCTTCATTCTTATTCAAGTCGTGAATTACTAAACTAATGACTCACTTTTCAGATATTTTGGAGAGGCTACTTAAAGATGGTTTACTTTCCAGGGCAGGCAAGGATGGTTATGCTGTTAACAAGGTCAACCTAACTAACAGTATTGTGTCCCACATGATATATTGTTCTTCACTAACATGATTATTCCCCGATTACAGGTTACTGATCCCAAAACACCCTACATAAAGAAAGAGAGAGAGGTTGCCATGCACAATGTTTCACCTACTGAAGGAACCAAAAACAACGATGCAGATCTGATGTACATGAAGGTACCGTCCTTAAACCCTTGATggttatgctgttaacagggtcaATGCATGGGAATTTCTCCTAACATAATATTGTCGTTGCAGGCATTATACCACGCACTTCCAATGGATTATGTGACTATAGCTAAGCTTCAGGGCAAGCTTGATGGCGAAGCCAACCAGAGCACAGTCCGAAAGTTGATGGACAAAATGGTGCAAGATGGATACATTAAGAATTCAGGCAACAGAAGATTAGGTAACTACTTGAATATTTCTGTATGAAGTCAACCTTTTTGAAAATCTTCATGAAATCTAAGATGCCTTCTTCGACTGTAGCCTCTATTCTTCTGGACGGTTCACATGTTATTTGTTCTTTTAGTGAAAGTTGTCCAGCAAGTGGAGAAGAATAAACCAGCCATTAATATCATTTTTGATTTCCTAAAAAGATTTGCTGCTGAATGGTCAGTTTTTGCATGTTGATCAATTGCATTTCTGAAAAAAGTGTTGCATAGCACCCCTGAAGGAAGACCATTTTCTTCATGAAAAATGTTGTTTACCTGTAATACTTGCATGCTGGTCTTTCTGGATAAAATGCATCAGCTGGAAAGCTTCATAAGTTGTTATGTTAGCTGCAAACTAATCATTGTTAGGATAAACAATCCTGTCATTTTACTGTTCCATTATACTGTAATATAATACAGACGTCATGTCAGTACACATTATCCATGTGATGCGGTTTACTGCATTTGTTCTCTTCACAAAATACATGTCAACCTGTGTCTCACAGGAAAAGCTGTCATTCATTCTGAAGTCACCAACAGAAAGCTCCTTGAGATAAAAAAGATACTGGAAGTTGATATCACTGATGAAATGGTATGACCATCAATCCGAAGCTTCGTGCACTACTTCTGTAGTAAGTCTGCAACTCATTTGTGCATTCCTGATCCATCTCAATCTCTGTTATATCATGCAGGCAGTTGATACCAATGCAAGGCCTGCTGAGTTTGACCGCAGAGATCATCAGATGGCTGGTGAGTGGCAACAGTGATCCACATCCATGTTCAGGCTCTTACCTCTTTGTCACATTGGGTTTGGCAGCAGTTGCTAAACCGTAGCATTTACCTCTTGTTACAGACCAGGAAATGAAAGATGGCTCGACAAACGGCCGCTTCCAGTCAGTTGGATCTGATCTTACCCGCACACGGGACCTACCAGAGCAGCAGCAGAATAACAAGGACCCAAGCAGGACTCCCACAAGCAATCGCGAGGTATGACCGAAGCCTGATTGGACTTCCCCAAGTAGTCAAGAATTTTGCAGTGTTGAGACTGAGCAAAAGCAACCACAACATATGTAGTATAGTTGAAACGTGATAAACTGTGATGCCTTTCTTGCAGTCGGCTACGTCCCTGGAGAGTGGGGTGCTCGGGCAGAGGATCAGGAAGTCTCTGGCTCGCGAAGAGTCGATGTGCACGCCGGACAAGCGGACCAGGAAGACCAGCATGGTAAGGAAAAAGTTCCACCTTCCTTCACTTAACCAAAATGATCAAATCCATAAATATCACGCGTGTGACATGCTCATCACCCTGTCAGTTGCATCAGTTATCAGTTTTGTACTGCATGAAACTATGTAAGCTTAACCACCCGTGAATTTGTCGCAGGTGAAGGAGCCGATCCTCCAGCAGGTCAAGCGCCAGAAGTCCTAGTTCAGTGAGGCGGCACGGAATCGCAAGGAGCCTCGGCGCAACTAATCTCGTAGGCCAGGTGAAGAAGCAGATACCCCCTAGTTCAGTACTTCAGTTCGTTCAGGTGCTTGAAACTTGTGAAGATAGCGACAGAGCACCCCCTCCGGCAGATGTAGATCCTTGTCCCTAGCCCTATCTTTGGTAGCAAAACGTAAACGAGAGAGAGAGACTTGTCCCCCCTGAGACGTGTTGTTGTTCATGATGTTTGTTTCACTGGAGACTTGTACCGCGAGGCCACCTTTTGCCTGAATGatggaaaaagtccattttaaaccctgAATTTGTAGGTGTTCGGCGAAATGAACCTCCAAGTCAaaatcccggtcgattgcaccATGAACTATGCAATCCTGGTCTAAATTAAACCCTGGCTACAGTTAACCGGGATTTTGTCTAGCTGATGGGCCAAGGAGCGGCATGTCGGCAACTCGACGCACAAGCTTGATacatgactgggccggcccaccaaccCGCCGTTGTTTCGTTTCCTTTTCCGCGCGACAAAAAAATGTTGAAATTCAACAGCGAGTACCAGGACTCGATCCCACGACCGCGGAGACCAACCAAGAGCCACTAGACACTACACCACGAACAACAACATGAACATCACGGCGCAGAAATATATAAGAATAGACAGCAGCGTTGAGATTGGAAAACATTTTCGAAAACATTTCTTGAATATTGCGAGCAGTTTTAAGATGCCGCACTTTTTTGTATTCCATATTTTTGGAAAAGTGAAGGTGTTTTGTAATTCTGATTTCAAAATGAAACACGAACAAAATTTGCAAACCCCAAATAGATTCCAAAAACGCgaacaattttcaaaaaaaaatctgaaaaacaaACAAATTACGAAAAACATGAACACTTTTTGAGATTGTGAACAGTTTTTAGTATTTTTAGAAAATATATAACAGGAATGTTTTTAATTTAGCGACaaaaaaagttaaaacaaaaactTTTTTTAAAAAGCGAACAAAATTTGTATTGTAAGCATTTTGGACACGCGAACAAAAATGAAAAGGTGGTGGACCATAATTCAAACTCGCGGCAAATATATGATAGcatttttgaaaaaatattaataaatgaaaatttttgtaatatatgttgaaCAAATTCGGAATAAATATTCAACAATTATGCGATATACACTGAACAAATTTCtaatacaagatgaacatttttttaaatgagtgaattttttggaaattactgTCAAGATTTCCTTAATATACGCAATGAACTTTGTATatatagaaaaagaaataaaaaagatagTAAAGAAATATTAAAGAAAAATATGCACGAACACTTTTTCAATTTTACAGTTTGTTTTCAAAATCTATGATTTTTTCCCAAATCTGTAGACATTTCTTTTGAAAACCCGTGAACTTCTTTCAAAATTGTTGAACTTTTTctaaattcgtgattttttttcaaaatttgtaaactatttttatttttgaaattctaGTTCAGAAGTTTCTTTTTTTCCGATCAAACAGCACCAGCATGGGGTCTCGTGTTCGAGCAGAGTTTTTTTTTTCTGCTTTTTAACGAAAAAAATatgcgggccggcccagcagggaGTAGCGCCCTTTGCGAATTTTGGTTTTTAATTGAAAAAAACTAAAGCAGGCTGGCCCAGCAGGAGCTGGTGTGCGCCCTCTGCGAAATGTCCGAATCCCGGCCATCCAAACGACCCGAAGGTTCGATTTAGACCGGAATTGCATAGTTCAgggtgcaatcgaccgggatttTGACTTGGGGGTTCATTTCGCCGAACCTCTACAAATTcagggtttaaaatggactttttccccTGAATGATGAAACGTAGCAATGTTATATACAATGATGATCATCGTTGGTTGCTTCACGCAATGATGGATCTGTTTGAACTTTTGTACCGAGCAGCGACGATCGGGGCAAGCTTTTTTCTTGTTGTTGTCTTGGGTGCTGTAGCTGTAGGTACTGTTCTGTGGTCTGTGTACGCCGGCGAGCAATTGCTTGGCGTATGACGAAAGCTTTTCCGGCGGGGACCGTGGGGCGGCGTTTCCTTCCCTCGCCTGGTGCATGGGCAGCGCGGCATTGATGATGGCCGGCACACTGTCACCTGGATCGTGTTGGATTAGTGCGTACACCTGTGCTACTAAAAGCCTGGTGGTGGTAGGCTTGAGTGATGGCCGTGTTGGGTCACTGTAGCAGTTCATTCCTTGTCGGCGTTCCGAGTTATTGACGCGGTGGTGGTCACGTCTCCCGGTGGTCGATCGCTGTACAGCTCCGGCCGATGAAATTTGATCCGGAGTACGTACTGGATCAGCTAATGGCTCTGCGTCTGTTGTCAGGCCTGTCGAGCCGCTCGGCGTGTTTGTCCAACACGACAGAGTTCTTCCAGCGAATCAATCATCGCTAGGCTTTGTCTTGCTTCGCATCGTTAGCTTGATAACGAAGAGATCGATAACGAAATCCAGTAGCGTTGAGCTGTCTAAATCTAAAAAGAACATTCTCTTTCGATGGACTCCACATGCCCACACTCGGTTCTGAGGTCTAGTAAATCTAAAACACAACTTCAATTCGTCCTTTTTTCTTTAAATTTTACTAAAACTAACACAAATTCGAAGTGCCGCTGGAGCAGCTCCCCAAATCTttatttttttgagacaaactccCCCAAATCTGCCAAAGCCCAAACGCGCGCGCGAACGCGTGGGCCGCCGCCGCGACAGGCCAGGAGCCCCGCCCCGCGATGCCGCCGAAGCCGCACGCCGCCGGCGGTGGCGCCTACGAGTACTGCGAGCTGTGCCGCCGCAACCACGACCAGGGCCGGCGCCACCGCTACTTCCCCGCccaccgcgccgccctcgccgccgcgctctccgGCTTCCGCGCCAAGCTCGCCGACCTCCGCCGCGCGCTCCTCCGCCCCTCCACGCCTGGCCCCCGCTCCCGCCTCTGGTGCCCCTTCTGCTCCGCCGACCTCGTCGACCTCGACAGCCGCTTCGCCTGGTAGCCTCCGCCTACTTCTCCTAGCCGTCCCTGCACACCTAGGGTTTTGATTCAGATGTGCTGTTTCTAGTTACAGTAGGTTCGAACTTAGGATGGTCCAGTAGAACATGAGATCGAGCACTGGTAGCACATCGGGATCAGGGGTTGTTGGAAGCATAATAGAGTTTTTAGAGATACTGTAGAGATCCGGACTTTGTGTGAATGATATAAGCCCTGTTTTACTCTGTTTCCAGCAGCAATGCGATTTACCACCTCGCGAGCGAGGAGCACCTGAAGGGCGTCAAGGATTTCCTGCGGAAGCATGGGGGCGGGATGGATCAGGTCGATTTGTTTAGGATCTCAGAGGATGAGCTTGCAAAGGTGCACTGCTATCCATTTTGTACCTGTATTTCCTCCTGTTAGAATGGCATGATATACTTATTTTCACAGTTGTAGTTATATCAAATGGTCTGTTTGGAATTTAGTTATGATATTGGCAGTGAACAAGGTTACTATGTGCTCTGGAAATAAGATGATGCTGACATATTTCTGCACTGCTGATCCGTTATGTTTTTTCAATTTCAGTGGGAGAAGGGCTGTGAGTCTTCCGGTACTGAAGCACAGGCATTGGCCGATGGCATGATTGGACCATCTCTGGGGCCGTTGAAAGATATCCAAAATGAATCTACCTCTAAAATTTCGGATAGTTTTGCTGAAACTGACATCCCATCTTTTCATAATACTGCATCTTGTGTTGTTATGCCTTTACAAAGTCCTACCAATGGGGCCTATTACCCCACTAGTACAGCGTGTTACGGATCTTCCACCTCTGGAAGTGTTGCTTATTCTGCTCCATTTGGTACTTCCGGACTGCCTGTCAAACCCTGTGTCACAACACATGGACATCAGGGGATGCCGAGCACAAACATGTTTCATAGTGCTGATGCACAAATGAAAGGTGAGCACTAGTGCTGAAATTATCACTGATCTTTCACTTCTTCTTTGCTCTGGACTTTGCTAATTGTACTATTCTACAGTTTGGTTGGTACGTTGCTGATTTCTCTCCCTTTACAGGTGCTCAATCTACTTCCCTCGGAAATGGACCAAATCCACCGGCTTCTTCTTTTGTATATGTAAGTATGTAATATGTGCACACACCCATGTGCATGTGAAAAGTAGACATTTGTCCTTTTGATAAGATCGCAAGCAGCCTTGTGTATTTTGTTCGTTATTTAGCAGTCATTCTGTAAATAAGGTCCACTAAGAAATTTGAAGTGCTGATGAATGGCAACGACAAATGGGAGTGTATTCCATTTATGCAAAGAGAAGCTACGGTTAGTTAGTGTTGTTTGAGCTAGTATCACAATGTTTAGGTATCTTGAATCTGAATAGTAGAAGGCTAAACGAGGGGAAGTTGTCATACAGACTCAGGAAGTTAAACCATATGGCATATTGACATCTTTAGGAATGTGATTTTTTGGTTGCAGTCATGCTTGTAGATTTTAGTTTGCAGATATATTTCCTTGGACAAGTTCCTGATCTACATCTGGTTAATTATATAAACATGTAATTTATCTTCTTACTATGGTATTGGAGTACACCAGACATGTCAGATGTGCTATTAAATTTATGTCCTGATCCGTCGCCCGCCTCTACTCATGGCCTTCCACTTAAATCTGAGAACGGTTGGGGAACTGAACTAAACCTCAACTGAACCCGCATGATCAATTTGGACAAACCAAACCTAACTAAACCTCTTTAATTTTTATTTAAACCCAAACCGAACTAAACCACGTCCTCACTCCACCTAAACTAAACTGAACCGATGGCTGAAACCATGGTTTTAGCCAATGGGTAAATAACAGTTCCATACCAATGGTGCCTCCTACGTTCATGGCAAATGGCCTGATGCTGCTCCGATCTCTCTGCCTTTGTGAACAGCTTGTAAAGGAGTGGTTGAGCGGGGCAGTGGTCGAGCAGAGCGATGCACCTCGGGCACCGGCGCCGCCCGTTCTTGTCAGTGCGGCGGGTCGTGCATGCGCGCGGCCGGCGTCGCGCCTCCGAGTCACGAGCTGAGCATGATCTTCAGCTGCTCCCACGAGGGTGTCGACGCCGCCGGCGCCGCTGGACGACTCTCCTTTGATGCGGCACTGCGGCTCAGCGTCGCGTGGGCGGGAACGCCGGGACGGGGAGAGGTGGCGGCGGTGGCTACAGGAACAGGGAAAGAGCGAGTTGTCGAGCAGACCTACGAAGTTCGAACCAATCTCAGGAACCGGTTTGGAACCACGGGTTGAGCCTGGTTGGAAATAGAACGGTTCAAGCCCATACCTGACCACACCCACCTATTATTCACACGAAACTGAACCCAACCAAACTGTTAGCAGATACAATCCATTAGCGACCAAACCAAAGAAGCCCACTCGATTAAACTGAACCAATACACCCGGTTATACGAAAACCATCCCCAGGTTTACTTCCACTGTTCCCCGGTGTCTTAAAACATGTCTTTACCTCCCCCAGTAACATAATTGCAATTCTTTCTCATATGTTAGCAGAACTTGCACAATATTAATTTCAAACAAATGTAGCAATTTCTCTTTTCTTATAACAAAAGGGTTTTGTTCTAGTTTATGTTTCTTGTTTCCTAAAAGAATAATTATGAACCAAATTTTTTTTTTACAAATGTTCATATCTAATGATTTGTTGTTTATATAATCACTTTTCTGTGGTGCATGTTGGCATCTCTTTTTTTACAATTCTGCCCTTGCAGGTCCAACAGGGCCACTCTGGAGGGAAATTCAATCAGGGTATTTGACACTGCACCTTCTGTAGTGTATATTTTCATTGCACTAATCTGAATGCGAAAATGCTGCAGCTTGAGCAAAAAAAAGATATATCTAGTTAATTCTTTTTCAGTCCATGCTTGAAATTTTATGTGATATCATTGTGTTATGAAGGCCTGAAAGCAAATGTGCATACTGGTGCTCCTCCTCCATGGTTAGAAGCTAGTGAGCATGATCCAAAGAATGTGTCACTCGCCAGCTATGCTCTTCCATCTTCTCTGAAAGGAAAATCAAGAAAACTTAACCCAAAGCGTGTTGGAGCTGCATGGGCAGAGAGAAGAAGAGCTGAAATGGAAATGGAAAAGCGAGGTGAAGCCGTTCCAGAAACGCCTGATGCTAGTTGGCTCCCTAATTTTGGTGGTGTCTGGCAATCTGGTTCGCGAAAGGAATCGAGGAAAGAGTTTGAGAAAAATCATAAGCTTAAAGAGGAGAACAATCCTGAGTTACTCACTGAGATAAAACCATATATCAGCAAAAGGATGGTAAATGTGTTCTCTCACTTTCTCCTCAGTCTTTTCTACATGTTTACTTTGGTATTCAGGATTTCCGTGTTCAAGCAAGTAATCTCTGACCTTTTTTCTATTCTTCAGTCCATGGTCTTCTTACACCATTAA
This window of the Triticum aestivum cultivar Chinese Spring chromosome 5D, IWGSC CS RefSeq v2.1, whole genome shotgun sequence genome carries:
- the LOC123122067 gene encoding meiosis-specific protein PAIR2 is translated as MVMMAQKTKEAEITEQDSLLLTRNLLRIAIYNISYIRGLFPEKYFNDKSVPALEMKIKKLMPMDAESRRLIDWMEKGVYDALQKKYLKTLLFCICEKEEGPMIEEYAFSFSYPNTNGEEVAMNMSRTGSKKNSATFKSNAAEVTPDQMRSSACKMIRTLVSLMRTLDQMPEERTILMKLLYYDDATPEDYEPPFFKGCAENEAVNIWNKNPLKMEVGNVNSKHLVLALKVKSVLDPCDANDANSDDDKMSLGRESDQDDDLSDTEVRPSEVDRYVVAPNDGNCKGQSGTNSEDETQDAAHEEELTAQVRAWICSRDMGTVSASDVLSNYPDISLEMVEDILERLLKDGLLSRAGKDGYAVNKVTDPKTPYIKKEREVAMHNVSPTEGTKNNDADLMYMKALYHALPMDYVTIAKLQGKLDGEANQSTVRKLMDKMVQDGYIKNSGNRRLGKAVIHSEVTNRKLLEIKKILEVDITDEMAVDTNARPAEFDRRDHQMADQEMKDGSTNGRFQSVGSDLTRTRDLPEQQQNNKDPSRTPTSNRESATSLESGVLGQRIRKSLAREESMCTPDKRTRKTSMVKEPILQQGRRHRYFPAHRAALAAALSGFRAKLADLRRALLRPSTPGPRSRLWCPFCSADLVDLDSRFACSNAIYHLASEEHLKGVKDFLRKHGGGMDQVDLFRISEDELAKWEKGCESSGTEAQALADGMIGPSLGPLKDIQNESTSKISDSFAETDIPSFHNTASCVVMPLQSPTNGAYYPTSTACYGSSTSGSVAYSAPFGTSGLPVKPCVTTHGHQGMPSTNMFHSADAQMKGAQSTSLGNGPNPPASSFVYVQQGHSGGKFNQGLKANVHTGAPPPWLEASEHDPKNVSLASYALPSSLKGKSRKLNPKRVGAAWAERRRAEMEMEKRGEAVPETPDASWLPNFGGVWQSGSRKESRKEFEKNHKLKEENNPELLTEIKPYISKRMRVGSNKDGQPDSTVE